The following DNA comes from Mesorhizobium sp. B2-1-8.
CCGCTGGAGTGGCAACGGCAGATTCTTCGACACAAAGCCATCCTGCGACAAGGCAGGGCGGCAAGATATGGAGATCACAATGGTATCGCATGGCACACCGCCTCGGGGCATTGATGCGACACGATCGCCGCTGTTTGAAGGCCGTTTCGGCCGCATGTTCCGCAATCTGGCGCCCGCCTCGTTCGGGGCAAACGAGGCACAGAACCGGCGCAATCTCAAGGCGCTCGGCACGGCCATGTCCGCTGGCATTGACGAACCGAAAGATGGGCCTGATGCCGAGGAAAGCGGCATCCCTGCGCTCTACACTTATTTTGGACAGTTCGTGGATCACGACATCACCTTTGATCCCGTCAGCACCCTACGCAAATCGCTTGACCCGGATGGCCTGGTGGATTTCCGCACGCCAAGCTTCAACCTGGACAACGTCTATGGGCGCGGCCCGGCCGACCAACCATACATGTACACAAGCGAGGGCCGATTCCGGCACGGGGAAGCCTTGACGGGAACGGGCGGCCACTCCGGACACGATCTGCCCCGCTTCGGCGGACGAGCGATCATCGGCGACCCCCGCAATGACGAGAACAGTCTCGTCTCCCAGCTTCAGGGGCTGATGCTCGACGTGCACAACCGGATGCTCGATGACAATCCGGGGTTGGACTTTGAAGCCGTTCAGCAGCTTGTCCGTTTCCACTACCAATATGTCGTCCTGAACGACTTTCTGGCCCGGATTGTTTCGGCGCCAATCCTCGACGCCCTCAGGACGGACGGCCACTTTGATCAAAAGCTCTTACGCTACTTCCACTGGCGCAACCTGCCGTTCATGCCGGTGGAGTTTTCGGTTGCCGCCTACAGGCTTGGCCATTCGATGGTCAGGCCCGGTTACCGGCTGAATAATGACAAACTGCTGCCGATCTTCCCGCGCGCCCACGAACCACACGAAGAAGCTCTCACCGGATTTCAAGCTATGAGACCAGGGCGCGCGCTGGATTGGGGTCGATTTATCGATGTTGACGAGCGTGCCGGTGGAACAGATCCCGGCACAAGCGACCCGGCAAACAAACGTCGCCTGCAATTTGCCTACAGGATCGACACATCTCTCGTAGGCTTCCTGCACGACCTACCAAAAACCGTGGCGGCTGACCCGCCGGCGTCGCTCGGTGAGCGCAACCTCTTGCGGGGCTGGCTGCTCGGCCTGCCGTCCGGCCAGAGCATTGCACGCGCCATGCGGATCGAGCCCTTGACCGATGAAGCCATCATCATAGGCAAGGCAGTGGACGCTCCAGAGGATGGAGATGTCGTGGGGCCAATTATCAAGGCGGTCAATGACAACGGTGGGGACGGCAACGCGTTCGCCGGCAACTGTCCGCTTTGGGCTTATGTTCTGGCCGAGGCGTCGGCAAACAGGAGCGACATTCCAATCCCTGTCACAGGGGGCGGCACCCGCTCGACGCCGCAACTTGGACCGGTCGGCGGTCGCATTGTCGCGGAGGTCTTCCTTGGGTTGCTGTTTGGCGACGGCAGATCCTACCTGTCGCTTGATCCTTTGTGGAAGCCCGTGACTGGAGCGGGCTTCAGACTCAAGGACCTGGTCTCCTACGGGCTCGGTATGGGGCCGTCGCTTCACTACCGGTAGGGCCGTGACCGACATACGTCCCGATGCCGGGAAGGGAAAGATACCAACTGCCTCACCTGGTGAGGCGTTTATGACCCTTCCTTCCAAAAGCTTACTTCGTCTTGCGAGGAAAGAGAATGTCTTTGCCAATATTTGGCTATTTCTACCGCTTTCTTTGCATCGGCGTGTTGTGCATGGCTGCTGTAGGCTGCATGCCTGAAGACGGCTTCCGTCGCTATGCGGGCGCTGTTGGCCCTGATCTTTATTCCAAGCAAACCGTGGCCAACACTGCCTTGCTCAACGCTTACACCGAGAGCATTTGCACTCAAGCAGGACTGGCGTCCGGCGGGCAATGCGCCATCAGGACGACCACTGACTGGAAGAACTTCGTCGATATGGGTCTCTACGATATCGATCAACGCTGCGACTCTTTCTTGGATGGGCTCTACTACAAAGCTAAGACCAGCGACTCGATCCTGGCCCAGGTCGCGGACACTGGCAGTTTTTCTGCTGCGGTTCTGGATGCAACCTCGTCGTCGGTACCTTCGATAAAGATCGTTGCCGCCGCCTTCGGCCTGGCCGAAAACACTTTTCGCAACACCAACAAGACCTTGCTGGAGGCGCTAGACGCGACGACGGTCAAGTCCCTAGTTTTCCGCCGTCAGCACGACATCAAGCAAGAAATCTACGGCACGACGGTCTGGAACAAGCCGCAGGCGCTGCACGCTCTACGCACCTATCTACGCGTCTGCATGCCGTTTGCCATTGAAATGGAAGCCAATGCGGTGCTGACCACTGCGCAGCGGACGGATGAACCTGGCAAGTCATACATCACATTCGACTCGAACAATGCCCCACTGGGTGGCGGCGCCAAGGTCAATGAGGGTCGCATTCGGCCGCGCCCACCCGTGAAATCTTGGGCGTCCGTCAACACTAGCGGCATTCCGATCGACCTGCCCACTGCCAAGGCCATCCAGAAAGCGCTGTGCTTTCCTGACACAGCGCCGGTCGGCAAACCGCAGGCTAATGGCGAATATGGTGCCCAGACCGAGGCCGCACTTAAGATCTTCAAAGCCGCAAACGCACGTAAGTACGACTTGAAAGAATGGCGAGATATAAAGGTGGTCCTTGATACATCCGACTTGGGTGTTCTACGTGACAGCAAGGATTGTGGCGTTGAGCAAAAGAATTACCTGGAGAGACACCTTTCCACAGATAGCACTTTCAACAAAGCCTTGACTGTATTTCTCAGGAAGAAATATGGCGCGGAGATACCCGATAACGCGTCGCTCGATGCCTTGAGAAAATATATCGTGAAGTACAAAACTGATCCAAAGGTCAGCCCAAAAATCTCTTCCGATCCGGACGGAATGTTTCTCGATCAGATAACTCCCGATTTTTACAATTTATTCAGCGGGTTCAGCAGTTAGCTTGGGAATTTTTCTCCAAGGGAGATGGTTATGTACTACCAGTTCAAGCTGCCAACTCGTTTGAAGGTCAGCCCTGATCTTGCATCCGCTGACGGCGATGAGGTTCTTCCGGATGAAATTGGTTTTGCAAACGCCGAGAATGGGAATTGGGTCCAACTGACAATTTATAGCCAGCTGGACAAACCCGCCACCGGCTGGGCCCGCAAAAGCGGCGACGATGGGCAGGTTCGGCTGGTTGAGGTCGCTGCCCCACCACGATTAGAATTCGGCATCTGGTCGTTTATCAAAGGATGTATCGACGCAGAGTTCTGGATCAACGGTCAAGACAAAAATAGCCCGTTCTTCGTGGCGGCGGACTACCTGATAGCTTGGGCTCTCATCGAGACGAAGAACAAACCTGGCAACATCGGACCCAAGACATCCCCCGGAGACGGAACCGGACCTTTCCAACTAACCACCACGGAATGGGCTACATTCCTGGCAGACCCGATAGCAGCTGACTACTCAGCGGCCAGCCGCGATATTGGCCTCGATCAAATTGCCGGGGCGGCATTTCTCGCCCGCAAGGCGATGTCCGATATGTCAGCCGCAATCACGCAGAACGATGCGGCGGCCGGCGTGACGGATACGCAAACCGTCGCGGGCCCCTACATTCCGGCCTATATCGATGTTCTCCTGGTTCACATGTTCGGCTTGCCAACAGCCAAGAGTTTTCGAACTGTGAAACTTGCCGGCCAGGGCGGGACCGCGGTTGACGACGTTCTCAAGCAATCGTTCAGCGATGCGGATGTGCAAGCGTATCTCAAGACACGGGACAATGTTCTGAAGGATTGGGATTCGGGTGTCATCGAAACGGTCGACGGGGCGATCGTCAATGTCCAGAACCTGTTGGCAGCCGCTTTCGCCAAGGCGTTTGCACTGATCCAAGAGCAGGCTCCGGAGGATCTGCCAAAGGCTGATGGTGTGGCGTCATGGTTTGCGA
Coding sequences within:
- a CDS encoding peroxidase family protein, yielding MVSHGTPPRGIDATRSPLFEGRFGRMFRNLAPASFGANEAQNRRNLKALGTAMSAGIDEPKDGPDAEESGIPALYTYFGQFVDHDITFDPVSTLRKSLDPDGLVDFRTPSFNLDNVYGRGPADQPYMYTSEGRFRHGEALTGTGGHSGHDLPRFGGRAIIGDPRNDENSLVSQLQGLMLDVHNRMLDDNPGLDFEAVQQLVRFHYQYVVLNDFLARIVSAPILDALRTDGHFDQKLLRYFHWRNLPFMPVEFSVAAYRLGHSMVRPGYRLNNDKLLPIFPRAHEPHEEALTGFQAMRPGRALDWGRFIDVDERAGGTDPGTSDPANKRRLQFAYRIDTSLVGFLHDLPKTVAADPPASLGERNLLRGWLLGLPSGQSIARAMRIEPLTDEAIIIGKAVDAPEDGDVVGPIIKAVNDNGGDGNAFAGNCPLWAYVLAEASANRSDIPIPVTGGGTRSTPQLGPVGGRIVAEVFLGLLFGDGRSYLSLDPLWKPVTGAGFRLKDLVSYGLGMGPSLHYR